The DNA sequence ACCTGAGACAAATTGCTTCCCTCAACTTCATTTCCTGCATCTGAGAaagataatagtatctaccttgtAGTAGACTGAATAATACCATTGCCCCCAaatgtccacattctaatccccagaacctgtgaatgtcaccttaaatggcagaagggactttgcCAGTGGGATGAAAGTAAGggttttgagatggggagagtcTCCTAGACTACCTGGATGGACCCAAATGTAACCACTGGTATTCtcataagagagaggcagagggcgTTTTTACTCCAAAGAGAATGTGATGACAAAGTTGGGGTTGGATTGATGTGGCCAGAAGTCAAGGAATgctggcaaggaaacagattctcccttggAGCCTCTAGAAGGAGGATGGACGGCCTTGTCAACTCCTCGTTCCAGCCCAGGGAAACTGGTTTTGGACCTCTCTCTTCCAGAACCATAAGAAAAtaagtgtgttttgttttaagcaagcacatttgtagtaatttgttacagcagccataggaaactaatgcgTACCTCATAGCAACTATTTCTCCAATTAAAATGTGTGACTGGAAACACACTTGGTGGCATGTCTGACACATGGCAGGTACGCTACTGTAGGTCGTTCTCGGAAACTGAAGCCTTGGTTTTGAGGGATCATCAAAACCAGTACAGTGGttgccatgtttctccttgttcATCCTGGTGACAGACCTGGTAGAGAGAGCTCCATCCTTTCCCACAGGATGCCCACCCCAGTACTTAGAGGGAAGAGGTTATGTCTCACTTAAGgcaccttcctcttttcctttctactttttttttcattcatcttcaTCCAACTGgcctttctaaattttaaagaaaacaagaccATTTCTCGATGGATTCAGATACTACCCCAAGTTAATATTCCAACCAAGTTCTTGTTCTTCCGGGTCTCATCACCAGAAATTTCTGAGCCTAAATCCTCTCTAGTTTCTAGGATCacccattttctcatttctcccttcTCTAGTTCAGAGTCTTGTCAGTTTAGTCCTTTCCCTAACCACAACTTATAATAAGGTGACACAGCAAAGTGATGAAAGTCTAGACGGTCTGGTTTTAGTCCTGGGTTTTTGCCACCTACTTACTGTGTGGCATTAGGCAAGCTAttccacctctctgggcctcagtttccccccaaAAAGGTGAATATTACGTACCTATAGGGTTGccattatgaggattaagtgagttaatatttgCTAAGCACTTACAATAGTACTTGTTGTAGTCTAAGCACTACAGTTGTGCTTGTTAATAATAGTAATTGCAATTCCACGCGTAAAACTTACTCAGCTTTCTGTCATAACTTTGAAAGGTTGGTCTATCTTTTGGCCGGCGTTTCAGGTAACTGAGTCGAGGCACGGGCTGAGGCATTGCTACCACTGGGTGGTGTGTTCCCAGAACTTGGAACAGCGGTGTGAAATGGGTAGTGGTTCTACTTGGAGACGGGGCAGACTGGACAATGACGGCccgggaaggaggtgtggtgtccatcgCTTCGGGGTCAGAGGTGCCGCCTGCTGAATGACCAATGGCAGCCGAAGCCGtaaatggggggctggggaaaacggGGGCAGAATGGACAGTGACGGCCcaggaaggaggtgtggtgtccatcgCTTCGGGGTCAGAGGTGCCGCCTGCTGAATGACCAATGGCAGCCGAAGCTGTAAATGCGGGGCTGGGGAAAACGGGGGCAGAATGGACAGTGACGGCccgggaaggaggtgtggtgtccatagcTTCGGGGTCAGAGGTGCTGCCTGCTGAATGACCAATGGCAGCTGAAGCCGtaaatggggggctggggaaaacggGGGCAGAATAGACAGTGACGGCccgggaaggaggtgtggtgtccatagcTTCGGGGTCAGAGGTGCCGCCTGCTGAATGACCAATGGCAGCCGAAGCCGtaaatggggggctggggaaaacggGGGCAGAATGGACAGTGACGGCCcaggaaggaggtgtggtgtccatagcTTCCATatcagagctgctgcctgcctgaTCTGAGAAAAGAGAGTGAAAGTGGGAGAGCTGCTCCCTAGCTTCTAACTCTTCTCGAGGTCTAGCACGCACTGAACAGCTCAGCCTGGTGCTGTGACATTCCATTGTACGTGTCACAGAGCAAGggcaggcgggggcgggggccacAGGCAAGCCCAGCCCGTGGAGAAACCCGGCCCAAGGGCAAAGAGCCTGAACCCTTCTGGATTTTCTAGCGGCTGGGACTTCTCGCTGTGGGTGGCAGGTGTTTGGCACCGGATGGGCCACCGTGCAGAGACCGTTGGGGACTCTGGAAGCCTTCTCCTCCAGAGCTCACCCTGCCTGGGCACCAGCTCTGCAggtgttgcgtttaatgttgtcccagaggtctcttaggctgtcttcatttcttttcattcttttttctttagtctgttccgcagcagtgaattccaccgttctgtcttccaggtcacttatccgttcttctgcctccgttattctgctattgattccttctagtgtagttttcatttcagttattgtattggtcatctctgtttgtttgttctttaattcttctaggtctttgttaatcatttcttgcatcttctcaatctttgcctccattcttattccgaggtcctggatcatcttcactatcattattctgaattctttttctggaaggttgcctatctccacttcattgagttgtttttctggggtttttttcttgttccttcatctggtacaaagccctctgccttttcatcttctctatctttctgtaactgtggtttttggtccacaggctgcaggattgtagtttttcttgcttctgctcctcattgtagttttgatttgcatttccctgatgattagtgatgttgagcatcttttcacgtgcctggtggccatctgtatgtcttctttggaaaaatgtctactcagatcctctgcccattttttaatcaagttttttttttgatattgaattgtatgagttctttgtatattttggacccCTTATTGAATACATtatctgcaaatatcttctccaattcagtaggtggtctttttgctttgttaatagtttcctttgctgtgcaaaaactatgtagtttgatgtggtcccacttgtttagttttgcctgtttcccttgcctgaggagacatatccaaaaaaaattactaagaccgATATTGAAGAgggtactgcctatgttttcttctagaagttttatggtttcaggtctcacatataagtctttaatccattttggttttttggttattttcttaaattaatttatttatttttgactgtgttgggtctttgttgctgcacgtgggctttctctagttgcggcaagcgggggctactctttgttgtggtgcgcgggcttctcattgtggcagcttctcttgttgtggagcacgcactctaggcacacaggcttcagcagttgtggcatgcgggctctagagcgcaggctcagtagttgtggcacacaggcttagttgctccgtggcatgtggatcttcctggaccagggctcaaacctgtgtcccctgcattggcaggaggattcttaaccactgtgccactaaggACGtccttttaatccattttgaacttgtttttgtgcatggtgtgagagagcagtccagtttcattatttttcatgtagctgcccagttttcccaacaccgtttgttgaagaagctgtctttcccccactgtatattcttggccctttgtcatagattaattgcccatataaatgTGGatgcatttctgggctctctattatgtGCCATTGATCCATGtatccatttttgtgccagtaccacactgttttgaatactgtagctttataatatagtttgaaatcagggagcatgatacctccagctttgttcttctttctcaagactgttttggctatttagggtcttttgtgtttccatacaaactttagaattattctagttctatgaagaatgccattggcattttgtACTTAGTTTAAAATCTATTCACAGCAAATTTCATTAAACATACTCACACAccaaattcttttgtttttttgctttcccaCTAAGGATTTATAATTCAGCAAATAGTTACACATTTGATTACAGAAAAACAGGGAGGTGGGTTTCTTTCTGTTCAACAAAAATAGAACATGAGTCACACATGCAAGCCacttctgaaatttttaattttctagcagccacattaAACAGTGATAaaggaacaggtaaaattaattttaagaatatattttatttcatctaatatatatacacattattgtCATTTCAAACCTGTAGTCTATATAAAAAAACTATTGACAAGCTATTTtacgtttctgttttgtactttgGTCTTCAAAGCCCAATGCATATTGTAATTGACACTTAtgtcacatctcaatttggacttgccatgtttcaagtgctcaatagccacatgtggctggtggctacacACTGACAGTGCACATCTAAGATAACAAGTATGTTTCTACAGAACATCTTTAATCTTGAACTTGTCCTATATTATTTTCCCTGTCTGAATGTAGAATaacccacaaagaaaaaataggtcggacttccctggtggcgcagtggttaagaatccgcctgccaatgcaggggacacgggttcgagctctggtccaggaaattcccacatgccgcggagcaactaagcccgtgtgccacaaccactgagcctgcgctctagagcccgcaagccacagctactgagcccgtgtgccacaactactgaagcctgtgtgcctagagcccgtgctctgcaacgagaagccactgcaatgagaaacttaatttttttaaaaaataggtaataTGGGTAATGACTCACAGAGAGAATACCAAAACAtcaggaaatattattattaccttaTATCACAACTATATTATTACATCAATAACATATTGAAACTATATTATATCAAAAGAATAAGGTATCTGAGAACCAGTACTGTATGTTTAGTGGCACTTACTGCTCAATAAGTATTGTGGAAAATTTCCTAGGAGACCAGTCTCATTTGAGACTGATATAGATAAGCCATCATGTACTTACAAATTATGTTGGACCACGCTGGAGAggaaaaacatgtaaataaacaaCATTCCACTCTGCTAAACTCTATTTCTCTCAACCACTTCAATGCCACCAGTCTCACCAAGCCAGAAATAGGGGAAGCCGTCTTTTCAGGTCCCATTTATAATTCGTCAGCACAAGTTCCACTGCCCCCTCAATAAACACTCTTGCACCTGGAATTTTCCTCTATTCTACTTTAATTAATGATACAGGGTAAACCTTATTACATTCCGGAAAGGTCCACCTAAGAACTTTCAAACTCTGAAAATCTTATTTCTGAAACAcggttctttcctttcttctacgcCTACTAAATCTACTCTTTGTCCATAGTATAACCTCTGACCTATCATCCCTAACTTTTTGTTATTCACCTCCATTCtggctttatttgtttttctcccagcCTGAGCAATCATTTCAAATACAGCCtcacatcatctttttttttccagtcaggTTTATTTTTACAAACCTTTACTTCTGTATTAAacagttttctccattctaccctCAGACTTCTGAACCTTCCTGCACATGGTCATGTATATGCTTGCCAAGCACATACACAGTATATCAAAAGTCCTCAGAATTCTATTCTCAAGCACCGTATTTTCTTCCCTTGTATTTTCCCTGTGGAAAATTTCAATTTTCCATGGTAACCGGCAAAACTGGTACTTTGAGAAGAAAGCAGACCCAAGATCTCAAAGCTAAAAAGAAGTGATGGAGCATGGATTTAAGATTAAATGGTCTGTCTTCAGATCCTAAGCTCTTAACCACTAATTCTGTAAGAtttcatatatgtaaaattctagaaaatgcaaactaattacAGTAACAGAAAGCAGACCGAGGGTTGCCTGGAT is a window from the Balaenoptera acutorostrata unplaced genomic scaffold, mBalAcu1.1 scaffold_376, whole genome shotgun sequence genome containing:
- the LOC130706704 gene encoding mucin-2-like isoform X1, yielding MECHSTRLSCSVRARPREELEAREQLSHFHSLFSDQAGSSSDMEAMDTTPPSWAVTVHSAPVFPSPPFTASAAIGHSAGGTSDPEAMDTTPPSRAVTVYSAPVFPSPPFTASAAIGHSAGSTSDPEAMDTTPPSRAVTVHSAPVFPSPAFTASAAIGHSAGGTSDPEAMDTTPPSWAVTVHSAPVFPSPPFTASAAIGHSAGGTSDPEAMDTTPPSRAVIVQSAPSPSRTTTHFTPLFQVLGTHHPVVAMPQPVPRLSYLKRRPKDRPTFQSYDRKLKQERDASITRLLKVSLLALPRIFIRLVILTFSVGRRILVPGPQNEELGVPVANPAEGKGETQTGEKIKGTLGAAAGPSPDSQAFWTSEEQKHFTEPLLQNQTY
- the LOC130706704 gene encoding mucin-2-like isoform X2 translates to MECHSTRLSCSVRARPREELEAREQLSHFHSLFSDQAGSSSDMEAMDTTPPSWAVTVHSAPVFPSPPFTASAAIGHSAGGTSDPEAMDTTPPSRAVTVYSAPVFPSPPFTASAAIGHSAGSTSDPEAMDTTPPSRAVTVHSAPVFPSPAFTASAAIGHSAGGTSDPEAMDTTPPSWAVTVHSAPVFPSPPFTASAAIGHSAGGTSDPEAMDTTPPSRAVIVQSAPSPSRTTTHFTPLFQVLGTHHPVVAMPQPVPRLSYLKRRPKDRPTFQSYDRKLKQERDASITRLLKVSLLALPRIFIRLVILTFSVGRRILVPGPQNEELGVPVANPAEGKGETQTGEKIKGTLGAAAGPSPDLCVCVPPC
- the LOC130706704 gene encoding nuclear pore-associated protein 1-like isoform X3, producing MECHSTRLSCSVRARPREELEAREQLSHFHSLFSDQAGSSSDMEAMDTTPPSWAVTVHSAPVFPSPPFTASAAIGHSAGGTSDPEAMDTTPPSRAVTVYSAPVFPSPPFTASAAIGHSAGSTSDPEAMDTTPPSRAVTVHSAPVFPSPAFTASAAIGHSAGGTSDPEAMDTTPPSWAVTVHSAPVFPSPPFTASAAIGHSAGGTSDPEAMDTTPPSRAVIVQSAPSPSRTTTHFTPLFQVLGTHHPVVAMPQPVPRLSYLKRRPKDRPTFQSYDRKLRESWYQDRRMKNLESPWLIQRREKEKHRRERK